A section of the Harmonia axyridis chromosome 2, icHarAxyr1.1, whole genome shotgun sequence genome encodes:
- the LOC123673406 gene encoding uncharacterized protein LOC123673406, producing MKKVLCSKDLTLHLKLRLAKCYVHSVLYYGVEAWTLNADAMRRLNSFEMWTYRRILRVSWKDRITNIEVLRRIGREKEVERTIKERKLQYLGHIMRGEKWNEGLSDQDNLIRLDRALKGKARETVKALLISPSNVSRIINMLEMNFGRPEWIVLSLMEKVKKISPVKEDSLESCIFFSNAVTNMVVTMRNVNSSLYLFNPEMLVNIVEKLPTIQKYNWGKYKYQKDLQGIPTSLEDFANWYEEEVNSMASTSNPFQRSKHMSRKETVSFSKKSEPRKAENSKVCVFCQRTNHKIEECGEFIEKTIPERRQSVMNLRLCFLCLQLGHMANKCFLRTRCGIMGCKGKHSSLLHLARDPNSSYPTLQDKTAASSEFCAKLNDVDQKTLLRIAPVILRGPYNEIKTFALFDEGSTCSMMDENLAMKLNLSGPIVPLRFQWTNNITHFEDESKMVDVDISADSNKQIFYNLKNLRTVKNLSIPNQKINVDLLSQNIPHLNRKILETVENATPEILIGQDNCGLIISRQVIQPKMNQPIMSKSKLGWTIHGALTDSTDGNEMNHATLCCRHIEDDELHRMVKDSFKLEAFGVNEKIISSVEDRKALEIMNSTAKRIGNRWEIGHLWRNMDVAFPDSKVNALNRLSCMERKMKKDCEFAKQYREKIQDYINKGYARKLELEEITENPRNWFLPHFAVWNVHKPGKIRLVFDAAARSFGYSLNDFLLQGPDFVPSLVSVLWRFRQGKIAFSGDIREMFHQVLIKKEDRCAQRFLWHDENNLGGIPDVYEMNVMIFGAVSSPSVAQFIKNRNAECFEDKFPGISRAMKRQHYVDDYLDSCSTYEEAIQRVRDVIYVHNQAGFEMVKWISNSKRVLESIPKCLRAESEKNIKIDSQEIKRVLGLSWSPETDQFIYSLNFHKIPIEKTSGSIAPTKRKVLRIIMSIFDPFGFLATLIIKANVFCDARDKAYSYVAYFRTEEKEDNTETHVCFVTAEYKVAPLTHQIIPKLELQGAVLACRLSKKIWEEVEHKIRETHYWTDSLVVLKQIRSQSRRFPMFVSCRIGEIHENADVFQWHWDPSEENVADQATKELKNIDLKQDGDWFSGPSFLGKPRK from the exons ATGAAAAAAGTCCTGTGCAGCAAGGATCTGACATTGCATCTCAAACTGCGATTGGCAAAATGCTATGTACACAGTGTGCTCTATTATGGGGTGGAAGCATGGACGCTAAATGCAGATGCAATGAGGCGTCTTAACTCTTTCGAGATGTGGACCTACCGAAGAATTCTGAGAGTTTCGTGGAAGGATCGTATCACCAACATCGAGGTGCTAAGAAGAATCGGTAGAGAAAAAGAAGTTGAACGTACCATCAAGGAGAGAAAGTTACAATATTTGGGACACATAATGCGAGGCGAGAA gtggaatgaaggATTATCAGACCAGGATAACCTCATTCGTCTTGATAGAGCACTCAAGGGAAAAGCTAGGGAAACTGTTAAAGCTCTTCTAATATCTCCAAGCAATGTTTCAAGGATAATCAATATGCTCGAGATGAATTTTGGTAGACCTGAATGGATTGTTCTATCTCTCATGGAAAAAGTGAAGAAAATCAGCCCTGTAAAAGAAGACAGTTTGGaatcctgtatttttttctcaaacgcAGTTACTAATATGGTGGtcacgatgagaaatgttaattCTTCACTATATTTGTTCAATCCGGAAATGTTAgtgaatattgttgaaaaacttCCCACCATACAAAAGTACAACTggggaaaatataaatatcagaaAGATTTACAGGGAATACCAACATCCCTTGAAGATTTTGCAAATTGGTACGAAGAAGAGGTAAATTCTATGGCTTCTACAAGTAATCCATTCCAGAGAAGTAAACACATGTCAAGGAAagaaacagttagtttttcaaaaaagtccGAGCCGAGAAAGGCAGAAAATTCCAAAGTTTGTGTATTTTGCCAGAGAACGAATCATAAAATAGAGGAATGTGGTGAATTCATAGAGAAGACTATACCAGAAAGAAGACAATCAGTTATGAATTTGAGATTATGTTTTCTATGTCTCCAATTGGGTCACATGGCTAATAAATGTTTCCTCAGAACGAGATGTGGTATAATGGGTTGTAAAGGAAAGCATAGCAGTCTTCTTCATCTGGCAAGAGATCCAAACAGCTCATATCCAACTTTACAAGATAAAACAGCAGCTTCGAGTGAATTTTGTGCGAAATTGAACGATGTGGATCAAAAAACTCTGCTGAGAATAGCACCAGTTATACTTCGTGGGCCTTATAATGAAATCAAGACATTTGCCTTATTCGATGAAGGCTCCACATGCTCGATGATGGATGAAAATTTAGCTATGAAATTGAACCTCTCTGGACCCATCGTTCCACTCCGTTTTCAATGGACAAATAACATTACCCATTTCGAGGATGAATCGAAAATGGTTGATGTTGATATTTCTGCCGACAGCAATAAACAAATCTTCtataatctgaaaaatttgaggACTGTTAAAAACTTGAGTATACCAAACCAGAAAAtcaatgtagatcttttgtcTCAGAATATCCCACATTTGAACCGGAAAATTCTAGAGACCGTGGAGAATGCAACTCCAGAAATTCTCATTGGCCAAGACAATTGCGGACTAATTATATCACGTCAGGTCATACAACCAAAAATGAATCAACCTATAATGTCCAAATCCAAATTAGGTTGGACTATTCATGGAGCACTCACTGATTCAACtgatggaaatgaaatgaatcatgcAACTCTTTGTTGCCGACATATTGAAGATGATGAACTCCATCGTATGGTGAAAGATAGTTTCAAGTTAGAAGCTTTCGgagtgaatgaaaaaatcatcagcTCAGTAGAAGATCGCAAAGCACTTGAAATCATGAATAGCACAGCTAAAAGAATTGGTAACCGTTGGGAAATTGGACACCTTTGGAGAAATATGGATGTCGCATTTCCTGACAGCAAAGTAAACGCACTCAACCGTCTTTCCTGcatggagaggaaaatgaagaaagatTGTGAATTCGCAAAGCAGTACCGTGAGAAGATCCAGGATTACATCAACAAGGGTTATGCAAGAAAATTAGAGTTAGAGGAGATTACAGAAAATCCGAGAAACTGGTTTTTACCACATTTTGCAGTGTGGAACGTCCATAAGCCCGGTAAAATTAGACTTGTCTTTGACGCTGCTGCAAGATCATTTGGATATAGCCTCAATGACTTTTTACTACAAGGTCCAGACTTTGTTCCTTCCTTGGTTTCCGTTTTATGGCGCTTTAGGCAGGGAAAAATTGCATTTAGTGGGGACATCAGGGAAATGTTTCACCAAGTGTTAATAAAAAAGGAAGATCGATGTGCTCAACGATTTCTTTGGCATGATGAAAATAACCTTGGTGGAATTCCGGATGTTTATGAAATGAATGTTATGATCTTCGGTGCCGTGTCTTCTCCATCCGTAGCCCAATTCATCAAGAACAGGAATGCTGAATGTTTCGAAGATAAATTCCCTGGAATAAGCAGAGCAATGAAGAGACAACATTATGTTGACGATTATTTGGATTCATGTAGCACATACGAGGAAGCTATTCAAAGAGTACGAGATGTAATTTATGTTCATAATCAAGCTGGTTttgaaatggtgaaatggatTAGTAACTCCAAGAGGGTTCTAGAATCAATTCCAAAATGTCTTCGtgctgaatcagaaaaaaacattaaaattgatTCACAAGAAATCAAAAGAGTTCTTGGATTGTCTTGGTCTCCAGAAACTGACCAATTCATATATTCGCTGAACTTTCAcaaaattcctattgaaaaaacatCAGGATCAATAGCACCAACGAAACGGAAGGTCTTGCGGATCATCATGTCAATATTTGATCCTTTCGGGTTTTTGGCAACTTTGATCATAAAGGCGAATGTGTTTTGTGATGCGCGTGATAAGGCTTATTCCTATGTTGCTTACTTCAGAACAGAAGAAAAGGAGGATAATACTGAAACACATGTCTGCTTTGTTACTGCTGAGTATAAAGTTGCGCCATTGACTCATCAAATCATACCCAAATTAGAGCTACAAGGAGCAGTGTTGGCATGCAGACTATCCAAGAAAATATGGGAAGaagttgaacataaaattcgCGAAACACATTATTGGACTGATTCATTGGTGGTACTTAAACAAATAAGATCCCAGTCGAGAAGGTTTCCTATGTTCGTGTCATGTCGAATAGGAGAAATCCATGAAAATGCAGATGTTTTCCAGTGGCACTGGgatccttctgaagaaaatgtagcAGATCAGGCTaccaaagaattgaaaaatatcgatcTTAAACAAGATGGAGATTGGTTTAGCGGACCATCGTTTTTGGGAAAACCAAGGAAATAA
- the LOC123673407 gene encoding craniofacial development protein 2-like, translated as MAQRNDSQQFTNHGFRMPRFGRGRDDINSRASQVVNCLLKIYKSTLKIATWNVRSMYEPGKLRNIEQEMVRLKIDVVGISDTRWIGSGELSTENGRVYYSGNDDTQHRYGVAVILDRNVVKSVTGFIPMSERVMLLQLMTTHGKLNLIQIYAPTADKNEEELENFYSDLQKTLRLTASRDITVVMGDFNAKIGEGRCDSTVGQYGLGVRNERGDRLVEFCQENNLVVTNTFFKLPKRRLYTWKSPADKDNNIVRNQIDYILIKHRYRNAIKTVKAYPGADVSSDHNPLIARFQLQLKKMQNKHKINANLEKATTKSQQNEESAEQQWQFLETALIEPSKKELITSKHKKEDWMTDGILELMDERRRCKSNNNIRYKQLQIQIRRKIREAKETYFSDKCKEIEDLQNKYDNFNLNKKVKELAGMNKRNTSNILLDKEGNIIMETEQKLER; from the exons ATGGCTCAGAGAAATGACAGTCAACAGTTCACTAATCATGGTTTTCGGATGCCAAGATTCGGCAGGGGAAGAGATGACATAAACAGCAGGGCTTCCCAGGTCGTCAActgtttgttgaaaatatacaaATCAACTCTTAAAATTGCGACATGGAACGTAAGAAGTATGTACGAGCCTGGAAAGTTAAGAAACATAGAGCAGGAGATGGTGCGACTAAAGATTGATGTTGTTGGAATAAGTGACACAAGATGGATTGGTTCGGGTGAACTTAGTACAGAAAATGGACGAGTTTACTACTCTGGCAATGATGACACTCAACACCGCTATGGAGTGGCCGTAATTCTTGACAGAAACGTAGTAAAATCAGTAACAGGCTTCATACCAATGTCCGAAAGAGTTATGTTGCTACAACTGATGACAACTCACGGAAAACTAAACCTAATACAAATTTATGCTCCTACAGCTGACAAAAACGAAGAAGAGTTAGAAAACTTTTATAGTGACCTTCAAAAGACATTACGACTAACTGCATCTAGAGATATAACAGTAGTTATGGGTGATTTTAATGCTAAAATCGGCGAAGGAAGATGTGACTCTACAGTAGGGCAGTACGGACTTGGTGTACGCAACGAGAGGGGCGATCGTCTTGTTGAATTCTGTCaagaaaataatcttgtggtaaCGAatacgtttttcaaacttcccaAGAGACGTCTGTATACATGGAAATCACCAGCTGACAAAGACAACAACATCGTCAGAAATCAGATCGATTACATCCTAATAAAACACAGATATCGAAACGCAATAAAAACGGTAAAAGCTTACCCTGGTGCGGACGTATCATCTGATCATAATCCTCTTATTGCTAGGTTTCAGTTACAGCTAAAAAAGATGCAAAACAAGCATAAA ATCAACGCAAACTTAGAAAAAGCCACCACCAAATCTCAGCAAAATGAGGAAAGCGCAGAACAACAATGGCAGTTCCTTGAAACAGCACTTATAGAACCAAGTAAAAAGGAACTTATAACAAGCAAACATAAGAAAGAAGATTGGATGACAGACGGAATCTTGGAGTTAATGGATGAAAGAAGAAGATGCAAGTCAAATAACAACATTCGATACAAGCAGCTACAAATCCAAATAAGGCGAAAAATAAGAGAAGCAAAAGAAACATACTTCTCTGATAAATGTAAGGAGATAGAAGATTTACAAAACAAGTATGACAACTTTAATCTAAACAAGAAGGTCAAAGAGCTCGCGGGAATGAATAAAAGAAATACTTCAAATATACTCCTCGACAAAGAAGGAAATATCATAATGGAAACTGAACAAAAACTAGAGCGATGA